Within Micromonospora narathiwatensis, the genomic segment GGTCGCCGAGCGGGCCGGCGCACGGGCGTACCTGGTCGAGGACGTGAGCCGGGTGGACCTGCGGTGGCTGGCCGAGGCCGCGACGGTCGGCGTCTCCGCCGGCGCCTCGGCGCCGCCCGCGTTGGTCGACGAGGTCGTCGCCGCGCTCACCGGGCTGGGGGCGAGGGAGGTGAGCGAGCACACCACGACCGTCGAGGACGTCGCTTTCACCCTGCCGAAGGAGGTACGTCAGCCGTGAGCATGCCGTTGCGCCAGAGCCTGCGGATCGCCAGCTACCTGATGGAACAGAAGATGCGCGGCCGTAAACAGTTCCCGCTGCTGCTGGAACTGGAGCCGCTGTTCGCCTGCAACCTCAAGTGCGCGGGCTGCGGCAAGATCCAGCAGCCGGCGAACCTGTTGAAGCGCCGGATGCCGGTGGAGCAGGCCCTCGCCGCCGTGGCGGAGTGCGGTGCTCCGATGATCTCCATCGCCGGCGGCGAGCCGCTCATGCATCCGGAGATCCACACCCTCGTCGCCGAGTTGGTGCGGCGCAAGAAGTACGTCTTCCTGTGCACCAACGCCGTCCTGCTGCCGAAGCACATCGACAAGTTCCGGCCGTCGCCGTACTTCGCGTTCACCGTGCACATCGACGGGCTGCGGGAGCGGCACGACGCGGCGGTGTGCAAGGACGGCGTGTTCGACGCCGCGGTGGCCGCCGTGCGGGAGGCCAAGGGGCGCGGCTTCCGGGTCACCACCAACACCACCTTCTTCAACACCGACACCCCGCAGACCGTCATCGAGGTGCTCGACTACCTCAACGACGACCTGGGCGTGGACGAGATGATGCTCTCCCCGGCGTACGCCTACGAGCGGGCGCCGGACCAGGAGCACTTCCTGGGCGTCACGGAGACCCGCGAACTGTTCCGCAAGGCGTTCGCCGGGGGCCGGCGCCGCCGCTGGCGGCTCAACCACTCGCCGCTGTTCCTGGACTTCCTGGAGGGGCGGGTGGACTTCCCCTGCACGGCCTGGGCGATCCCGTCGTACTCGCTGCTGGGCTGGCAGCGGCCCTGCTACCTGATGGCCGACGGCTACGCCGCCAGCTACCGGGAGCTGCTGGACTCGACCGACTGGGACAGCTACGGCCGGGGCCGTGACGCCCGCTGCGCGAACTGCATGGCGCACTGCGGGTACGAGCCGACCGCCGTGCTGGCCACCATGTCCTCGCTGCGCCAGTCGCTGCGCGCCATGCGCAACTGACGTTCCGCGCCCGACTGCCCGTTCCCGGGCGACTGGCGAACCGGTCAGCCGAAGCGCGCCGCCAGGCGCCGGTAGACCGCCGGTTGCAGCCCGCGTACCGCCACCGGCAGGCGTAGCCAGCCCGGCACGTAGACCTCGGCCCGGTCCCGGACGATCGCGTCGGCCAGCGCGTCGGCCACCCGTTCCGGCGGCAGCGGCCGGGGCCGGCGACGGCGGTACGCCTGCCCCCGGCGGGCGAAGAACGGCGTGTCGACCACCCCGGGTACGACCACGCTCACGGTGATCCGGTGGCGGGCCAGTTCCGGCCGGAGGCTCTGCGCGAAGATGTCCAGACCGGCCTTGCTGGCCGCGTAGACGGCCTCCTCGGCCACCCCGAGCCGGCCGGCGATCGAGCCCACGAAGGCCAGGTGGCCGCCGTGGCGGCGCATCCCGGGCAGCACCGCCCGGGTCAGCTCGATGGGCGCGCGCAGGTTCACCGCGAGCAGCTCGTCGGCGACCGTGTCCGGCATCTCGGCGAACCGGCCGGCCCACCCGACACCGGCGTTGTTGACCAGCACGTCGACTCGCGGGTGCCGGTCGAGGACCCGGTCGGCCAGGTCCCGTCCGGCGCCGGGTCGGGCCAGATCGGCCGGCAGCGCGGCGGCGCCGGTCTCGGCGGCGAGCCGGGCGAGCCGTTCCGGGTCGCGCCCGGCGGCCAGCACCCGGCTGCCCGCCCGGGTGAGCCGCCGCACCACCGCCGCTCCGATGCCGGATGAGGCGCCGGTGACGAGGACCACCGCGCCGGTCAGGCGCACCGCGGGACCCCCGGCGGCGCCGGTCCCGTCCGGCGCTGCCCGGCCGGCTCGCCGTCCGGGGCCCGGTCCGCCGACCCGTCGCCGGGCCCGCTGCCGCCGCCCGCGTCGACGTCGATCTCGTGGAGCAGCTCGGCCAGGCCGGCGCGCAGGGCGGTGACGAACGCGTCGCCGGTGTCGGCCAGCGACTCGTCCATCAGCACGCCGATCTCGAAGGTCCTCCGGCACCGCAGCACCCCGATGCCGAGCGGTACGCCCTCCGCCAGGGCGACCACCGGGGTGGGGGCCAGCAGCGGGGCGCCGGCGAGCAGCCGGATGTCCCACGGCAGCGCCATGTAGGACACGATGACGTTCTGATGCCGGCTGGTGTAGACGCGCCGGGCGAATGCGGCGTGCAGCGGCGTGGGAAGGACGCCCATCGCCCGCATGACCAGGCCGGCCGCCTCGGCTTCCCCGCTGTCCAGCGCGGTGCGCAGCGAGTGCCGTACGGCGGCGACCCGGTCCCGCGCCGAGAGCCGCCGCCCCAACGGCAGGTCGAGGGTGACCGCCCCGGTCCAGTTGCCCTGGGTGGGAGCCCGCCGTCGTGGGTTCCGGGAAACCGCGAACATCGCCCGTAGCCGCGGCGGCGTGCCGGCCGGCTGGACGACGCCCAGCGCCGCGGCGGTGAGCGCGAGCATCAGGTCACTGGCGTGCGCCCGGCAGGCGCGGGCCGCGCGCAGCACCTCGGCGGCCGGCAGGGTCGCGGTGACCAGCCGGCGCTCCGGCGAACCGGCCGGACGGTTGAACCCGGTGGCCGGCGCCGGCCCCTGCGTGGCCAACCGGGCCAGGCCGCGCGCGGCGAGCCTGAGCTGGCGGACCGTCTCGCCCCGCTCGGGTGGGGCGATCGCCGCGGGCTCGGGCGTGCCCGGCACCGTCCGCGCCGCGCCGTCGGGGCGGTCGAGCAGCCGTCCGATGACGCCGATCACGGACATCCCGTCCGCGAGGCAGTGGTGCAGTTTCACCGCCACCCGGGTACGCCCGTCCGGCAGGCCGCTGATCAGCAGGATCCGCCAGAGCGGCCGGTCGGCGGCCAGCGGCTGGGACCAGAACCGGTCCAGGGCGGCTCCGCCGTCGTCGCCGGGGCCGACGGTGACCTCGTCGAGGTGGTCGGCGGGATCGACGTACCGGTCCACCACCCAGCCGGGCCGGCGCCAGCGGCCCCGGTCGACCAGGCGGCGGCGCAGGGTGGCGATGACGGGCAGCCGCCGGGCCAGCAGGGCGGTGAGATCCGCCGCGGTGAGCGCCCGGCCGTCGGTCCGGGGGCCGAGCGCCAGCACGGTGCCGATGTGCTGGGCCACCGTCTTCGACTGCACGTGCAGGAAGAACGCGTCCTGGGACCGTAGCGGCCAGCTGGCCGGCCGGCGTACCGCCGGCGGACGGGTGTCACCCGCCGGGGCCCGCGTGTCGGCCACCGCGGGCAGTCCGAGGTCCGGCAGGTGCGGGTGGGCCGCGGCCGTCGTCCGGTCGGTGGCCTGCCGGCCGACGAGCCGGCTGCGGACGCTGGCGACGAGGGCGTTCGGACTGCTGGCCGTCTCGGCCAGGCCGGCGGCGCTCATCAGTGCCGCGTTGGCCACGCCGTGCGCGGCGATGGGCCGGTACATCACGATCGGGGTGCCGGTGGCCCATGCCTCCAGGGCGGTGGCCCCGCCCGCGTTGGTCACCACCAGCCGGGCCGCCCGCAGCAGCGTCGGCATGTCGTCGACCCAACGCCGCACCAGCAGCCGGGTGGCCGGCAGGCGAAGCGCGCCCAACCGGGCGACGAGTCGCTCGTTGTGTCCGCACACGGCGACCACCTGCACCGCGTCGCCGATGCCGACCAGCGCCTGGATGGCCTCCTCGACGTGCCCGAAGCCGTACGAGCCGCAGGCCACCACCACCGCCGCCCGGGTCGGATCGAGGCCCGCGCGCCGGGCCGCCTCGGCCCGGTCACCGGGGTGGAACCGGTCGAGCACCGGCGGCGCACACACCCCCAGGCGTACGCCCGGTGCGGCGACCGCCGCCACCGGGAGCGCCGCCGGATGGACCACCAGGTCCAGGTCGAGGTCGGCGTAGACCCAGGACGGGTGCGGCGCGAAGTCGCAGACCCATGCCCCGACCGGTACGCCGAGACCGCGACGCCGGCGCAGCCAGGCGAGTCCGGCGCTGCCCAGTGGATAGGTCGAGACGATCAGGTCCGGGTCGAAACCCTCGATGACCGGGGCGAGTCGGCGGCCGGCCCAGGCCCCGGTGAACCACTTGGAGGCGGTGGCGAACCAGCGGTGCCGCCAGATCGACGCCCAGAAGAACTCGTACAGCCACGGCGTGGCGGCGACGTTGGTGCGGTAGGTCCGCCGGAAGGAGCGGCCGACCCCCCGGCCCATCACGTCGAGGGTGTCCACCCAACCCACCCTGCTGCCCGGCCACAGCACACTCACCCGCTCGGCCAGGGCCCGCCCGGTGGCGTCGTGCCCGCCGCCGATGTTGGCCGACACGACCAGCACCCGTCGGGCGATCGGCTCGGTGCCGCCGTCCGGTGTGCCCGAACCCGGGGCCTCGGCGCCGACCGTGGCGGTCGACTCTCCGACGGCCAGGGGCGGCGCGGGGCGCGTGGTCGCTGACATGTCGGATGCTCCCAGGCAAGGCGCGGGGAGGGGCGTCCGGAGCGGCCCCTCGGAGGCGTTCATCAGCTTAACTGCTGCTTTGCCCAGATATGGGATATCTTCGAAGATCAGACGCCCGTCGGGCGGCGGCGTGCCGGGGGAGTGCCATGACAGGGGGATCACCGCGGACGGGGCGGGCGCGACGTCGCCCGCTGGGCGTACCCGTGCTGCGGCCGGTCCCCGGCGGCTGGTGGTTCGACGGCCTGCTGGTCGCCGCCCTCGCCGCGCTCACCGCGGCGCTGGTCTGGTGGTCGCCGCTGCTCGACGTGGACATCGCCGTACGGGACTGGTGCGACGGGCACCGCCCGGCGCCGGTGCGCGTGCTGATGGAAGCCTTCGACTACCTGGGGCAGGGCGGGGCGCTGATCGTCGTCACCCTGCTGGTGACCGCCTGGCTGGCCTGGCGCCACCGGACGGTGCGCCCCGTCATCCCGACCGGGCTGGCCCCGATCATCAGTACACTGCTGATCGTCGGGCTGAAACGGTGGACCTCACGGGGCGCACCGCATCACGGCTCGGTGCACCTGTTCAGCCACGGCGTGGAGGAATTCTACCCGTCGGGGCACGTCAGCAACGCGATCGTCTACTTCACCGTGCTGGCGATGCTGCTCGCGCCGTACCTGCCCGTGGCGGCTCGCCGTCTGGTGCAGTGGCTGCCCGGCGTGCTGACCTTCATCGGCACGACCTACCTGGGCTACCACTGGCTCACCGACAGCATCGGTGGATACCTGCTCGGGTTGCTGATCGCGCGGCTGCTCCTGCGGGTGCCGTGGCGGACCGTTCCACTCCCGCGCTGGCTGGACCGGCCGTCACCCTGACCGGTTGGGGCCGCCGCGACCGCGTCCACCCAGGCACGAGAATGGAGGCCAGCGAGCGCATGGTGAGCGACGTGGGACAGTTGGCGGCCGGCGCCCCGCTGGCCGTCGGCGCCGCCGCGGCGTTCGGCGCGGCCTCGGTGCTCCAGTTCTGCGCCTCCCGCGCGGTGCCCGAGGAACGGGCCGGGCAGCCGAGGCTGCTCGTACGTCTGTTCCGGATTCGGAGCTGGCGCTGGTCCACGCTGCTCGCGGCGGCGGCCTTCGCCCTCCAGGTGGCGGCGTTGAGCCTGGTGCCGCTGCTGCTGGTGCAACCGCTGCTGGTGACCGGCCTGGTGTGGTACGTGCTGTTGTTCGGCGCGGTCCAGCACCACCGGCCGGACGCGCGGATTCTGCTCGAGTCGGGGTTGTGCCTGCTCGGGCTCGGCGCCTTCCTGGCGGTCGCGCAGCCCGCCCGCAGCCACGGCCACGGGTTCGAGTCGTTCGGGTCGGCCGCGCTGCTCGGCCTCGCGGTGGTGGTCACCGTGGGCGGGTGCCTGCTGAGCGCCCTCAGGCTGGGCCGCGAGTGGCGACCGTTGCCGCTGGCCGTCGCTGCCGGCATCTGCTACGGCGTCACCGCCGGGCTGATCAGCAGCCTCGGGCTGGAGTTCGAACCCAGCGCGCTGGCGGTGTTCGGCCAGTGGCAGACGTACGCGATCGCCGTGCTCGGACCGTTCGGCGTGCTGCTGAGCCAGAACGCCTACCAGGCCGGCCCGATGGGTGCCCCCGCCCTGGCCACGATCACCGTCATCGACCCGTTGGTGTCCATCGCGGTCGGGTTGCTCTGGCTGGACGAGGAGATCAGGACCGGCCCCTGGATCGTGCTGGGGGAGGTGCTCTCGTTGGCGGTGGTGGTCGTCGCGGTCTCCCTGCTCGCCCGGCGGGCGCCCCACGTCGCCGGTGCGTAGTGGCGTCGTCGGTCCCCGCCGGGTCCGGTGCACCGTCACGGTCCGGCCGCGTCCAGGTAGTCGGCGAGGCGGCCGGCCGCCACCAACATCGCCCGGCCCCGCGCGGCCAGTCGCCGCCGCCAGCCGTCCAGGGACGCGGCCAGCGGTCCCGGGCCGTCGGCGGCGCGTACCTGCCGCAGCACGGTCGCGATGTGCTCCAGCGGGTAGCCGCCGCGGCGCAGGAGATGCGCCAGCTCGGCGTCGCGGACGTCGTCCGGGAGGTACAGCCGGTGCCGCGTGGCGCCGTCGCGGGTCGGGGTCAGGATCCCGGCCCGTTCCCACTTGCGCAGCGTCGCGGGAGTCACCCCGAGCCGGTGGGCGAGGGCGCCGACGGTCATCGACCGGTCGGGCCGGGCGCGGGCCGACGCCTCGGTGAGCACTCCGACGGCCGCCTCGACGGCGTCGAGGGTCTCCCGGTCGCGCAGCAGCAGCGCGTGGCCGTGGTCGACGGCGCGCAGCGCGGCGTCCAGGTCGCCGCGGGTGGCGGCCCGCATGATCTCGGCGCTGACCGCGTAACCGTGGGCCGGCACCAGCGCGAGGTAGGCCCGCAGCGCCGCGAGGTGCAGGTCGGTGTACGCGCGGTAGCCGCTCGACGTGCGGCGGGCGGTGGGGATCAAGCCGTCGCGTTCGTAGTTGCGGACCGCCTGCGTCGAGATGCCGTGCTCGCGTGCCAGGTCCACGGGCCGGTAAACGTGGCCTGCGGTTTGAGGGTTCAGGTCGGCCTCCAGGCGTCGGTCGAGGGTGAAGTCTCACCCGCGGATTCAACGATACGGTGAAGGTCATGGCTTCTTTCGCATCCGCCGACCGGACGTTCGCTCTCGATCACGATGGTCCCGTCGCCGCAGCCGGGTCGGTGCCGGGCGCCGACGACGTCGCCGACCGCATCCTCGCCCTGCCCGAGGTCGCCGTGGTACGGGCCGACGAGGCGTCCGGCGCCCCGCCGGAGAGCTGGGGCGACCGGTTCTTCTTCGTCGGCGAGGGGCGCCGCCAACCGTTCGCCACGCTCGTCGGGCACGACACCACCGGCTTCGACGACGACTCGCGGCTCGACCGGCCGGGCGTCTTCCGGCTGAGCATCGAACTCGGCCGCGAGGAGTTCCAGCGCCGGTTCGGCTACCCGCCGGCACGGTTCGCCGACCACCGCTCCGCGCTCGACTTCACCGTCCTCGACGAGATCGGCCCCCATCCCGTCTACGGCACCCACGGCTGGGCCTGCGTGCTCAACCCCCTTCGGGCGCTGGCCGAGGTCGACCGACTGCTCGGGCACGCCCACCGCAGGGCGCTGGACCGGCACCGCCGCGCGCTGCGCCGGCGGCAGAGCCGGAACTGACCGCGCGTCGAGGTGGCGGCCGGCCGGCACGTGTGCGGCCGGCCGGCACGGGTAACCGGGGTGCCGACCAGGGGAGGCGCCGATGACACACGAAGCACCGGACTATTTCCGACCGGAGCACGGCATGGTGCTCACCCACCTGCTGATCGTGCGGGACGTGGACCGGTCCCGCGAGTTCTACCAGCAGGTGTTGGGTGCCACCGTGATCCGCGAACGCGAGCCGGCGATCCTCCGGTTCCACAACGGCTACCTCGTGATCAACAACGAGGGCGGCCCCACCGACGACAAGCCGACCGTACGGGCCCAGGCGCCGGCGGACCCGGACTCGCTCAGCAGCGCGCTCAACGTCCGGGTCAACGACGTGCGGGCCGTCTACGAGCAGTGGCGTTCCCGTGGCGGCCAGTTCCTGACCGAGCCCAAGGACCACGGGGTCGAGATCCGCTGCTACCTGCGGGACCCGGACGGCTATCTGATCGAACTCGGCCAGGCGACGGGCATCCTCGCGCAGATGGCAGGCACGTCCGCCGGCTGACCGAGGTCGACCCGGGAGGTGACGGATGAAGGCGGTGCAGTTCGCCGACTACGGCGGACCGGAGGTCCTCCGGCCCGTCCAGGTGCCCGAGCCGCACGCCGGCCCGGGGCAGATCCGCGTGGCGGTGCGCGCCGTCGGGGTCAACCCGATGGACTGGAAGCTGCGCAGCGGCGCGATGCGCCAGCTGATGCCGCTCGCGTTGCCGGCCATTCCGGGCAGTGACGTGGCCGGGGTGGTCGACGAGATCGGCGCGGGTGTCACCGGGGTCGACGTGGGAGACGAGGTCTTCGGCTTTGCCACCGCCGACGGCTACGCCGAGCACGCGCTGCTGGAGCACTTCGCCGTCAAGCCGCCGACCATGTCGTGGGAGGAGGCCGCGGGGCTGCCGGTCGCCGCGGAGACCGCCGTGCGCGGCCTCGACCTGCTCGGCGTACGCGAGGGCGACGTTCTGCTGATCAACGGCGCGTCCGGTGGGGTGGGCCTGAGCGCCGCGCAGCTCGCCCGGGCGCGGGGCGCCACGGTGCTCGGCACCGCCAGCCCGGCCAACCACGACTTCCTGCGCGGTCTCGGGGTGCTCCCGACCAGCTACGGCCCCGGACTGGTGGACCGGGTCCGGGAGATCTCGCCCGACGGGGTGGACGAGGCCCTGGACACCGCCGGCAAGGGCGCCCTGCCGGACCTGGTCGAGATCACCGGTACGCCCGACCGGGTGCTGACCATCTCCGACCCGGACGCCCGGCGGCACGGGGTACGGATGACCAGCGGCGCCGAGGGCCGGTCGTATCAGGCGTTGGACGAGGTGGCGCGGCTTTTCGAGGAGGGTACCTTCCAGCTGCCCGTGGCGCGGACCTTCGATCTCGACCAGGCCGCCGAGGCACAGGAGATCAGCCAGGGCGGTCACGTGCGCGGCAAGCTCGTCCTCCGGGTCGCCTGATCGCACCGCCCGGGATCCCGAAGGCGGACGGGGCCACCGGGAGCCTGGTTGCGGGGCGGGGGTCAGGCGTGCCCGGCGAGGCCGTGCACGGCCGTTAGGCCGGGCACCTCGGCGCGGCCGAATTCCTCGCCGGTCTCCGGATCGTGCCAGCTCACGGCATCCGTCTGGCCCACGTAGAGACGACCGCCGTCGGGGCTGAGCACGAGGCCGGTGACGGGTTCGCGGACGGACCAGCCGGTGACGAGGCCGAGGCCCTCGACGTCCACCACGCGTACCGTCGTGCCGACGCCGACGAAGAGGCGGTCGCGGCCGGCGACGGCGTGCCCGGCGCCGGTGCCCGGGGCCAGGGTGGCCGTCCGGCGTACCGTTAGCTCCTCCGTGGAGATCTCCGCGACGCTGCCCGAGGTGACGTCGACGACGTGGAGCCGGTCTCCGTTCGGGCCGATCGCCAGGGCGTGTCCGCTCGCGGACTCCTCCCCGAACGGGTGCGGCAGGTCCACGCAGTACGCCCAACGCTCGACGAGGTTCAGCGTGTGCACGAACGCGTGCACGTTGCCCGGCCGCCCACTGATCAGGTCGCGGGTGTGCCGGTGATCGGGCTGGTGGGTGTAGAGCGTGTAGAGGGTGGTGCGATTCGGCGCGAGCACGGCGTGGCGCCCGTCGCCGCGCATCTCCTCCTCGGCGCCCGGTGGGACCGGCGACTTGTCCCGGGTGGACAGCGGACCGGGCGCCCTCGTGGCGAGGTCGACGACCCGGACCCGGTAGCGGTCCGGGGCCCGCGCCGGCAGCCATTCGAGGACGAACAGTCCGACGAGGTCCTCGGTGAACGCCTCCGGCACGAAGTTCCCGCGCAGCTCGAACCGGTGCTGAATCCCGGTGACGTCGGCGATCAGCACCGGGGTCACGTCCCGCCCGTCCGGGCGTCCGCTCGTGGCGTTTTCGGCGGTCGTGGTGAGCGCCACCCTCGTACCGTCGGCCGAGACCGCCTGCGGCAGCCACTGTCCGGGCAGCGCCACCCTGGTGGAGGTGCGGCCGGTGGCGGTGTCGATCTGCCAGAACGCGGTGCCCGCGCCGTCGGGCGCGGTCGCGTAGATGACCCGCCCATCGGCGCTGGCGACGGCACGCGGGATTGTCAGCCGCTCCCCGCCGCGCAGTACGCCGAGACCGTCGTCGACCTCGACGAGCAGCGGGTCGGGGATCGTGGTGGCCGTGCCCGGCTGTCGGCTCCCGCGCGGGTCGCAGCCGATCAGCGCCGCCGCGCCGGCACCGGCGAGCGCGGTCAGCACGGTACGTCGCGAAATCGTCTTTCCTGCCATCATGCCCGGGTGACACCGCCGGAACGGTCGGGGTTCCGTCGTTGGAACCCGCGCGGCGTGGCCGGTGTCATGAGTTCGTCCCCATCGGAGGTTGTCCTGGACGACGCAGAGTTGGTCACCCGCGCCCGGGCCGGTGACCTGGAGGCGTACGAACTCCTGGTCGCCCGGCACACCGCGTCCGCGTACCGGACGGCGGTGCTGCTCGGCGCGGGCCCGGACGCGGAGGACGTCATCCAGGAGGCGTTCGTGAAGGGCCACCGCAGTCTCTCCCGCTACCGCGGCGAGTCGTCCTTCCGCTCCTGGCTGCTGGCGATCGTGGCCAACGAGACCCGTAACCTGCACCGTTCGCGCGGCCGGCGGGACGGGCTCGTCCTGCGCGCCGCGGCGGCCCATCCGGTGTCGGAGAGCACCGGGGACGTCGCCGTCGAGGCGGTCCTCGCCGGGGAGCGCCGCGCCGCGCTGGTGCAGGCCCTGCGCCGGCTTCCGGAGCGGGACCGGGAGGTGATCGTCTGCCGGTTCTTTCTCGATCTGAGCGAGGACGAGACCGTGACGATGCTCGGCTGGCCCCGGGGCACGGTGAAGTCGCGGACCGCCCGGGCGCTGGTGAAGCTCCGCGGCCTGCTCGACCGCGAGGAGGTGCGGCGTGGATGACCTTGAGCGGGAGCTGCGCGACCTCGCCGACTGGCTGCAGACCCCCGACCCGCCGGACGTGACCGCCCGGGTACGGGCGCGGCTCACCGCACCCGTACGCGGGCGTTGGCGAGCGGGCCGGCGACGCCGGTGGCGCTTCCTCGTGGCGGTGCTCGTCGCCGTGCTCGTGGCGGTCCTGCCGCCGGGGCGGGCCGCGATCGCCGACGCCGTGGCGGGGCTG encodes:
- the hpnH gene encoding adenosyl-hopene transferase HpnH, with the translated sequence MPLRQSLRIASYLMEQKMRGRKQFPLLLELEPLFACNLKCAGCGKIQQPANLLKRRMPVEQALAAVAECGAPMISIAGGEPLMHPEIHTLVAELVRRKKYVFLCTNAVLLPKHIDKFRPSPYFAFTVHIDGLRERHDAAVCKDGVFDAAVAAVREAKGRGFRVTTNTTFFNTDTPQTVIEVLDYLNDDLGVDEMMLSPAYAYERAPDQEHFLGVTETRELFRKAFAGGRRRRWRLNHSPLFLDFLEGRVDFPCTAWAIPSYSLLGWQRPCYLMADGYAASYRELLDSTDWDSYGRGRDARCANCMAHCGYEPTAVLATMSSLRQSLRAMRN
- a CDS encoding SDR family NAD(P)-dependent oxidoreductase — translated: MRLTGAVVLVTGASSGIGAAVVRRLTRAGSRVLAAGRDPERLARLAAETGAAALPADLARPGAGRDLADRVLDRHPRVDVLVNNAGVGWAGRFAEMPDTVADELLAVNLRAPIELTRAVLPGMRRHGGHLAFVGSIAGRLGVAEEAVYAASKAGLDIFAQSLRPELARHRITVSVVVPGVVDTPFFARRGQAYRRRRPRPLPPERVADALADAIVRDRAEVYVPGWLRLPVAVRGLQPAVYRRLAARFG
- a CDS encoding wax ester/triacylglycerol synthase domain-containing protein, with product MSATTRPAPPLAVGESTATVGAEAPGSGTPDGGTEPIARRVLVVSANIGGGHDATGRALAERVSVLWPGSRVGWVDTLDVMGRGVGRSFRRTYRTNVAATPWLYEFFWASIWRHRWFATASKWFTGAWAGRRLAPVIEGFDPDLIVSTYPLGSAGLAWLRRRRGLGVPVGAWVCDFAPHPSWVYADLDLDLVVHPAALPVAAVAAPGVRLGVCAPPVLDRFHPGDRAEAARRAGLDPTRAAVVVACGSYGFGHVEEAIQALVGIGDAVQVVAVCGHNERLVARLGALRLPATRLLVRRWVDDMPTLLRAARLVVTNAGGATALEAWATGTPIVMYRPIAAHGVANAALMSAAGLAETASSPNALVASVRSRLVGRQATDRTTAAAHPHLPDLGLPAVADTRAPAGDTRPPAVRRPASWPLRSQDAFFLHVQSKTVAQHIGTVLALGPRTDGRALTAADLTALLARRLPVIATLRRRLVDRGRWRRPGWVVDRYVDPADHLDEVTVGPGDDGGAALDRFWSQPLAADRPLWRILLISGLPDGRTRVAVKLHHCLADGMSVIGVIGRLLDRPDGAARTVPGTPEPAAIAPPERGETVRQLRLAARGLARLATQGPAPATGFNRPAGSPERRLVTATLPAAEVLRAARACRAHASDLMLALTAAALGVVQPAGTPPRLRAMFAVSRNPRRRAPTQGNWTGAVTLDLPLGRRLSARDRVAAVRHSLRTALDSGEAEAAGLVMRAMGVLPTPLHAAFARRVYTSRHQNVIVSYMALPWDIRLLAGAPLLAPTPVVALAEGVPLGIGVLRCRRTFEIGVLMDESLADTGDAFVTALRAGLAELLHEIDVDAGGGSGPGDGSADRAPDGEPAGQRRTGPAPPGVPRCA
- a CDS encoding phosphatase PAP2 family protein — its product is MTGGSPRTGRARRRPLGVPVLRPVPGGWWFDGLLVAALAALTAALVWWSPLLDVDIAVRDWCDGHRPAPVRVLMEAFDYLGQGGALIVVTLLVTAWLAWRHRTVRPVIPTGLAPIISTLLIVGLKRWTSRGAPHHGSVHLFSHGVEEFYPSGHVSNAIVYFTVLAMLLAPYLPVAARRLVQWLPGVLTFIGTTYLGYHWLTDSIGGYLLGLLIARLLLRVPWRTVPLPRWLDRPSP
- a CDS encoding DMT family transporter, encoding MVSDVGQLAAGAPLAVGAAAAFGAASVLQFCASRAVPEERAGQPRLLVRLFRIRSWRWSTLLAAAAFALQVAALSLVPLLLVQPLLVTGLVWYVLLFGAVQHHRPDARILLESGLCLLGLGAFLAVAQPARSHGHGFESFGSAALLGLAVVVTVGGCLLSALRLGREWRPLPLAVAAGICYGVTAGLISSLGLEFEPSALAVFGQWQTYAIAVLGPFGVLLSQNAYQAGPMGAPALATITVIDPLVSIAVGLLWLDEEIRTGPWIVLGEVLSLAVVVVAVSLLARRAPHVAGA
- a CDS encoding MerR family transcriptional regulator translates to MDLAREHGISTQAVRNYERDGLIPTARRTSSGYRAYTDLHLAALRAYLALVPAHGYAVSAEIMRAATRGDLDAALRAVDHGHALLLRDRETLDAVEAAVGVLTEASARARPDRSMTVGALAHRLGVTPATLRKWERAGILTPTRDGATRHRLYLPDDVRDAELAHLLRRGGYPLEHIATVLRQVRAADGPGPLAASLDGWRRRLAARGRAMLVAAGRLADYLDAAGP
- a CDS encoding DUF6194 family protein — its product is MASFASADRTFALDHDGPVAAAGSVPGADDVADRILALPEVAVVRADEASGAPPESWGDRFFFVGEGRRQPFATLVGHDTTGFDDDSRLDRPGVFRLSIELGREEFQRRFGYPPARFADHRSALDFTVLDEIGPHPVYGTHGWACVLNPLRALAEVDRLLGHAHRRALDRHRRALRRRQSRN
- a CDS encoding VOC family protein translates to MTHEAPDYFRPEHGMVLTHLLIVRDVDRSREFYQQVLGATVIREREPAILRFHNGYLVINNEGGPTDDKPTVRAQAPADPDSLSSALNVRVNDVRAVYEQWRSRGGQFLTEPKDHGVEIRCYLRDPDGYLIELGQATGILAQMAGTSAG
- a CDS encoding NADP-dependent oxidoreductase, with amino-acid sequence MKAVQFADYGGPEVLRPVQVPEPHAGPGQIRVAVRAVGVNPMDWKLRSGAMRQLMPLALPAIPGSDVAGVVDEIGAGVTGVDVGDEVFGFATADGYAEHALLEHFAVKPPTMSWEEAAGLPVAAETAVRGLDLLGVREGDVLLINGASGGVGLSAAQLARARGATVLGTASPANHDFLRGLGVLPTSYGPGLVDRVREISPDGVDEALDTAGKGALPDLVEITGTPDRVLTISDPDARRHGVRMTSGAEGRSYQALDEVARLFEEGTFQLPVARTFDLDQAAEAQEISQGGHVRGKLVLRVA
- a CDS encoding YncE family protein, with the protein product MMAGKTISRRTVLTALAGAGAAALIGCDPRGSRQPGTATTIPDPLLVEVDDGLGVLRGGERLTIPRAVASADGRVIYATAPDGAGTAFWQIDTATGRTSTRVALPGQWLPQAVSADGTRVALTTTAENATSGRPDGRDVTPVLIADVTGIQHRFELRGNFVPEAFTEDLVGLFVLEWLPARAPDRYRVRVVDLATRAPGPLSTRDKSPVPPGAEEEMRGDGRHAVLAPNRTTLYTLYTHQPDHRHTRDLISGRPGNVHAFVHTLNLVERWAYCVDLPHPFGEESASGHALAIGPNGDRLHVVDVTSGSVAEISTEELTVRRTATLAPGTGAGHAVAGRDRLFVGVGTTVRVVDVEGLGLVTGWSVREPVTGLVLSPDGGRLYVGQTDAVSWHDPETGEEFGRAEVPGLTAVHGLAGHA
- a CDS encoding RNA polymerase sigma factor — translated: MSSSPSEVVLDDAELVTRARAGDLEAYELLVARHTASAYRTAVLLGAGPDAEDVIQEAFVKGHRSLSRYRGESSFRSWLLAIVANETRNLHRSRGRRDGLVLRAAAAHPVSESTGDVAVEAVLAGERRAALVQALRRLPERDREVIVCRFFLDLSEDETVTMLGWPRGTVKSRTARALVKLRGLLDREEVRRG